From the Scatophagus argus isolate fScaArg1 chromosome 21, fScaArg1.pri, whole genome shotgun sequence genome, one window contains:
- the nptx2b gene encoding neuronal pentraxin-2b gives MISLLYGLLCFYAVACGQLTTGQADDGKRYICRAVPISGDASCPVTLLPELNAGSQEEELRNTVMQLRETILQQKENISKQQGTINELTTKLSLCASAANDKKFDKGGSWGKEKQNTMGDVPRDPNDTIESLGKTMQGLKDRLENLEQQQMRANISGASFPSELRDLLQRRLGELEKQLLKKVSNLEEEKSMLSNATAAYRLKTESTLNALVERISELEKGGGDFKSPEQFKLSLPQRTNYLYGRITKSLPEMYAFTLCMWIKSSASPGIGTPFSYGVPGQANEIVLIEWGNNPIELLINDKVAQLPLEVRDGRWHHICISWTTRDGQWDAYQDGVKLGTGDNLAAWHPIKPGGVIILGQEQDVVGGRFDAGQAFVGELSQVNIWDRVLKPVEVQSMANCSSYIPGNVIPWLASNVEVFGRGAFKRPLEMCQERLPNA, from the exons ATGATTTCACTCTTGTATGgattgttatgtttttatgcGGTGGCCTGTGGTCAACTTACGACTGGCCAGGCGGACGACGGAAAGCGATATATCTGCCGGGCAGTGCCCATCAGCGGCGATGCCAGTTGTCCTGTGACACTGTTACCAGAGCTAAACGCCGGGAGCCAAGAAGAGGAGCTCAGGAACACTGTCATGCAGCTACGAGAGACAATtttacagcagaaagaaaatatttccaaaCAACAGGGCACCATCAACGAGCTAACCACCAAGCTGTCGCTCTGCGCCTCAGCCGCAAACGATAAGAAGTTCGATAAAGGTGGTTCCTGgggcaaagaaaagcaaaacacaatgGGGGATGTCCCCAGAGATCCGAATGACACCATCGAAAGTCTTGGAAAAACCATGCAAGGGCTCAAGGACCGGTTGGAGAACTTGGAG CAACAACAGATGCGGGCCAACATATCCGGTGCCTCATTCCCAAGTGAGCTCCGTGACCTGCTGCAGCGTCGGCTTGGGGAGCTGGAGAAGCAGCTCCTGAAGAAAGTCAGcaacctggaggaggagaaaagcaTGTTGTCCAATGCCACAGCTGCCTACAGGCTGAAGACAGAGAGCACGCTGAACGCCCTGGTGGAGAGGATCAGTGAACTGGAGAAAG gaggaggagacttCAAGTCCCCAGAGCAGTTCAAGTTGTCCCTGCCCCAGCGGACCAACTACCTGTATGGCCGCATCACCAAGAGCCTGCCAGAGATGTATGCATTCACACTCTGCATGTGGATCAAGTCCAGTGCCAGTCCAGGCATAGGGACACCCTTCTCTTATGGTGTACCAGGGCAAGCAAATGAGATTGTGCTGATCGAATGGGGCAATAACCCGATAGAGCTGCTCATCAATGACAAG GTTGCCCAGTTGCCTTTGGAGGTACGTGATGGAAGGTGGCATCACATCTGCATCTCCTGGACCACACGGGATGGCCAATGGGATGCTTATCAAGATGGAGTGAAACTGGGAACTGGAGACAACCTGGCAGCCTGGCACCCCATCAAACCCGGGGGAGTCATCATCCTTGGGCAGGAACAG GACGTGGTGGGTGGGCGATTTGATGCCGGACAGGCTTTTGTGGGCGAGCTGAGTCAGGTGAACATTTGGGACCGCGTTCTGAAGCCTGTCGAGGTCCAGTCTATGGCTAACTGTAGTTCTTATATCCCCGGGAATGTGATCCCCTGGCTAGCAAGCAACGTTGAAGTGTTTGGGAGGGGAGCATTCAAGCGGCCCCTAGAGATGTGTCAAGAGCGATTGCCCAATGCTTAA
- the tmem130 gene encoding transmembrane protein 130 gives FQTENIAGKLVFYQMEGNATYVRDMGELASDVPTETMFELFDPEKNFSKAKFTYTWDLGNGKVIQGTEPVVRYHYSESGNYTLRLKVGVNVTKYAPLLTDFYSMDIQVLDAIKNIELKGPSDYEVSQNASLAFHVNGSPPMWVCWHFLPNCVPDLTAGCTLTMLYENTLRLNHTFTSAGVHCLDISIRNDISKLQTSFSLYVKRSTTFSFITAIACRPRHYIRSRIVASSNAVFLKNQGSDGQSSILFNVSTLERGEKEPLLLRYGAQHSS, from the exons tttcaaacagaaaatattgcTGGGAAGTTGGTTTTCTATCAGATGGAGGGAAACGCCACCTATGTGAGGGACATGGGAGAACTGGCTTCAGATGTTCCCACTGAGACCATGTTTGAACTCTTTGATCCCGAAAAGAATTTCAGCAAGGCAAAGTTCACCTATACGTGGGACTTAGGAAACGG AAAGGTGATCCAAGGGACCGAGCCAGTCGTCCGCTATCATTACTCAGAGTCTGGGAACTACACGCTGAGGCTGAAAGTTGGAGTGAATGTGACCAAATATGCACCTTTGCTCACTGACTTCTACTCCATGGACATCCAAGTGCTTG ATGCCATTAAAAACATTGAGCTGAAGGGGCCTTCAGATTATGAGGTTTCTCAAAACGCCAGTTTGGCTTTTCATGTCAATGGAAG tcCTCCCATGTGGGTATGCTGGCATTTTTTGCCCAACTGCGTGCCGGACCTGACGGCAGGCTGCACGCTGACCATGCTGTACGAAAACACCCTGCGACTGAATCACACCTTCACCTCTGCTGGCGTCCACTGCTTGGACATCAGCATCCGCAACGACATCAGCAAGCTGCAGACCTCCTTCAGCCTCTACGTCAAGAGAAGCA CAACCTTCTCCTTCATCACAGCCATCGCCTGTCGGCCTCGTCACTACATCAGATCACGG ATTGTTGCTTCCAGTAACGCTGTATTCCTGAAGAACCAAGGGTCTGATGGTCAAAGCTCAATTCTTTTTAACGTCTCCACCttggagaggggagagaaggagcCTCTCCTCCTGCGGTATGGAGCTCAGCACTCCTCTTAA